From the genome of Abditibacteriaceae bacterium, one region includes:
- a CDS encoding prolyl oligopeptidase family serine peptidase, whose product MPRLANIVIDGRADDWGTAGFALNTLTDAGGKLRPADDFDATVRLGWGEKGLLVLARVRDDEPTAAKDDELWQVDSLELFMASARGATDVLQVLVAPGTNAPQPDSRSKVATHYKSFDLQAIKPSAMTAVAHTPDFHVVEALLPWANLQITPSVGREIGFQIYINDADGNERVQSLWYPEGGANTDSRKMQRLRLALKAGAPVDVVASGNYERSRRTRVNIVTTGEMVGRTVELREKERVLGRAQLVGAKGLPQPGRATAEIVLPMPAVGQTYGPIDVVINRKAQTQLLLPDARAKRRLAFLDEPLLVQPAIFNGDTFPPLAFEQPSLVEDLIGEYTINTTFYDRGYNAVKTPTQPGRYGAIAEISGADGTKYKRFLTLYRQPENIDWRKLSLPAPTVLPPGWGVDATVIKEQSRVLGNEFKWMLQDAAYRGQGMAALVAGLAETKPGDSTVRRKDVWSRDRDWWYGLKKKTGDLLPYRHLLQLPAGYEADPQKKWPVLLFLHGSGESGSDLERVKVHGPPRLVSEGKQLPFIVVSPQCEIRGRWSPLQLNDLLDDVAARYRVDASRIYVTGLSLGGYGTWDVAMAYPEKFAAIAPICGGGDPPFASLLKNVPSWIFHGAKDEAVAVEEAYKMADALKQVGAEVKLTVYPNAGHDSWTESYNNPQFYEWLLQHSK is encoded by the coding sequence GTGCCGCGCCTTGCGAACATCGTCATCGACGGGCGCGCTGATGATTGGGGCACCGCCGGTTTTGCTCTCAATACCTTGACCGATGCGGGCGGCAAACTCCGCCCGGCAGACGACTTCGACGCCACTGTCCGGCTGGGTTGGGGTGAGAAGGGCTTATTAGTTCTTGCCCGCGTGCGCGACGATGAGCCGACAGCGGCTAAAGACGACGAGCTGTGGCAGGTCGATTCCCTCGAACTCTTTATGGCATCTGCGCGTGGCGCAACAGATGTGCTGCAGGTTTTGGTCGCGCCTGGCACCAATGCGCCGCAACCTGACTCACGAAGCAAAGTCGCCACGCATTACAAAAGTTTCGACCTCCAGGCTATAAAGCCCTCTGCCATGACAGCAGTCGCACACACGCCTGATTTTCACGTTGTCGAAGCTTTGTTGCCGTGGGCGAATCTTCAAATTACGCCGTCTGTGGGCCGCGAGATTGGCTTCCAGATTTACATCAACGATGCTGATGGCAACGAACGCGTGCAGTCGTTGTGGTATCCCGAAGGCGGAGCGAATACCGACTCGCGGAAGATGCAGCGTTTGCGATTAGCGCTCAAGGCTGGCGCGCCGGTGGACGTTGTAGCCAGCGGCAATTACGAGCGCTCCCGACGCACCCGCGTCAATATCGTAACGACTGGCGAAATGGTAGGAAGAACAGTTGAATTGCGAGAGAAGGAGCGAGTGCTGGGCAGGGCGCAACTCGTCGGCGCTAAAGGGCTTCCGCAGCCGGGGCGCGCGACAGCGGAGATTGTCCTGCCGATGCCAGCAGTCGGGCAGACCTACGGCCCGATTGATGTCGTTATTAATCGAAAGGCACAAACACAGCTCCTTTTGCCCGATGCCCGCGCGAAGCGCCGGTTGGCTTTCCTGGACGAGCCGCTGTTAGTTCAGCCAGCCATCTTTAACGGTGATACGTTTCCTCCGCTCGCCTTTGAGCAACCATCGTTGGTAGAAGACCTGATTGGTGAATACACGATTAATACCACGTTTTACGACCGTGGGTACAACGCGGTAAAAACGCCGACTCAGCCGGGACGTTACGGGGCTATCGCCGAAATCTCGGGCGCTGACGGCACAAAATACAAACGATTTCTGACGCTCTATCGCCAACCTGAAAACATCGATTGGAGAAAGCTCAGTCTTCCAGCACCGACTGTGTTACCTCCGGGTTGGGGCGTTGATGCGACTGTGATTAAAGAGCAATCGCGCGTGCTGGGCAACGAGTTCAAATGGATGCTGCAAGACGCCGCTTACCGCGGGCAGGGCATGGCCGCGCTTGTGGCCGGACTCGCCGAAACCAAACCGGGCGATAGCACCGTGCGACGCAAGGATGTTTGGAGCCGCGACCGCGACTGGTGGTATGGCCTCAAAAAGAAAACTGGCGACTTGCTTCCCTATCGTCATTTGCTGCAACTTCCGGCGGGCTATGAAGCCGACCCGCAAAAGAAGTGGCCCGTCTTGTTGTTTCTGCACGGCAGTGGCGAAAGTGGCAGCGACCTGGAGCGCGTCAAAGTGCATGGGCCGCCGCGTTTGGTCAGCGAAGGCAAACAACTGCCTTTTATTGTGGTTTCGCCGCAATGCGAGATTCGAGGGCGCTGGTCGCCGCTTCAGCTCAACGACTTATTGGACGATGTGGCGGCGCGCTATCGTGTAGATGCATCTCGCATTTATGTCACCGGCCTGAGTCTGGGCGGATATGGCACATGGGATGTCGCAATGGCGTATCCCGAAAAGTTTGCTGCTATCGCGCCGATTTGCGGTGGTGGCGACCCTCCTTTCGCGTCGCTTCTCAAGAATGTGCCGTCGTGGATTTTTCACGGCGCCAAAGATGAGGCAGTGGCGGTCGAAGAAGCGTACAAAATGGCAGATGCTTTAAAGCAAGTCGGGGCTGAGGTCAAGCTCACGGTTTACCCTAACGCCGGTCACGATTCTTGGACAGAAAGTTACAACAACCCTCAGTTCTACGAGTGGTTGCTGCAGCATTCAAAGTAG
- a CDS encoding tetratricopeptide repeat protein, translating into MKRTFFWPSVVLFLTLALGAQNQTVAQTASDEAWRKAQTAQRDGRWDDAITQFSALAERYPNNANAAVGLGFSLYKKGDIEGAATSYRSALAVDAKHAGALYGLGQVAMARKQWSEAAEQFQQVIRVAPTFEPLSTRHNLGLTLHGASQFAEAVEAYREAFTHAAQKPSIELIRHALESALAAEDFTQSQTWAEAATELYPQEARFWDALAWAYKTRKPAQAAETFARAETLAYKTTGAVHKTVLSLPFRGRWRVTQGNGGEFTHRGLSARFAWDFEATEPSGISSSERAPQGQNERYASFGQEVLAPADGRVVALRDGAPDNAPYQSSPSSHTGNYILLEHEPGEFSVLAHLKNGSVAVAVGETVKRGQLLAQCGNSGSTALPHLHFSFMGNYNGTRISQPAAFSGYTAWRHSWPVEVGRGVPAEGEIVQSSEVPKSEAPKGAATQ; encoded by the coding sequence ATGAAACGAACTTTCTTTTGGCCGTCTGTTGTCCTGTTCCTTACCCTTGCATTGGGCGCACAAAACCAAACGGTAGCGCAGACCGCCTCCGACGAGGCGTGGCGAAAAGCCCAGACCGCGCAGCGCGACGGCCGTTGGGATGATGCCATAACGCAATTTTCGGCGCTCGCCGAACGCTATCCGAACAACGCGAACGCTGCCGTCGGATTAGGCTTTAGCCTCTACAAGAAAGGGGATATCGAAGGCGCAGCAACCTCTTATCGCAGCGCTTTGGCTGTCGATGCGAAACACGCAGGCGCTTTGTATGGCTTGGGACAAGTCGCGATGGCGCGCAAGCAATGGAGCGAAGCTGCAGAGCAGTTCCAACAGGTCATACGCGTCGCTCCCACCTTTGAGCCGCTTTCAACACGTCACAACTTGGGACTGACGTTACACGGTGCGTCGCAGTTTGCCGAAGCCGTAGAAGCGTATCGAGAAGCCTTTACCCACGCCGCGCAAAAGCCTTCGATAGAACTCATTCGCCATGCACTTGAAAGCGCGCTTGCCGCAGAAGATTTCACGCAGTCCCAAACGTGGGCCGAAGCTGCAACCGAGCTTTACCCGCAAGAGGCTCGCTTCTGGGATGCTCTCGCGTGGGCTTACAAAACCCGCAAACCGGCTCAAGCCGCTGAAACTTTCGCGCGGGCCGAAACACTCGCTTACAAGACTACGGGAGCTGTCCATAAGACAGTGCTTTCGCTCCCCTTCCGTGGCCGCTGGCGCGTGACGCAAGGCAATGGCGGCGAATTTACACACAGAGGCCTCAGCGCGCGCTTCGCCTGGGACTTTGAAGCAACGGAGCCATCGGGCATCAGTAGCAGCGAGAGAGCGCCACAGGGACAAAACGAGCGCTATGCCAGCTTTGGCCAGGAGGTTCTTGCTCCCGCCGATGGTCGCGTCGTCGCCTTGCGCGATGGAGCGCCCGATAACGCGCCGTATCAAAGTTCGCCGTCTTCACACACCGGCAACTACATTCTGCTCGAACACGAACCGGGAGAATTCTCGGTTCTGGCACATTTAAAAAATGGCTCAGTTGCGGTGGCAGTTGGCGAGACAGTCAAGCGCGGCCAGCTTCTCGCGCAGTGCGGCAATTCGGGCAGCACCGCTTTGCCGCACCTTCATTTCAGCTTTATGGGCAACTACAACGGCACGCGTATTTCGCAGCCCGCCGCCTTTTCGGGTTACACCGCGTGGCGCCATAGCTGGCCCGTCGAAGTCGGACGCGGCGTTCCTGCAGAAGGCGAAATCGTCCAGTCGAGCGAAGTGCCCAAAAGCGAAGCGCCGAAAGGAGCCGCGACGCAGTAA
- a CDS encoding sigma-70 family RNA polymerase sigma factor gives MARNELQLMQRIAQGDGTAHAQFVDDYGARVHRLVRQNIADTSDAEDVTQEIFVDLFRSSASFRGEAALSTWVYRVALHHCWRWRERTSGKPIHSNCDEESIEPADAAPGPDCWLMQRELSSQVRSAIGELSPVQRDAVVLHELHGLTYAQCAAILDVPVGTVKSRLSNAFRALRISLNDYVLGDESAARAEWQPEGAV, from the coding sequence ATGGCGCGCAACGAACTTCAATTGATGCAACGCATCGCGCAGGGCGACGGCACAGCGCACGCCCAATTCGTCGATGACTACGGCGCGCGTGTGCATCGGCTGGTGCGTCAGAACATCGCCGACACCAGCGATGCCGAAGATGTCACGCAGGAAATTTTCGTCGATCTGTTTCGCAGTTCCGCGAGCTTTCGTGGTGAAGCGGCGCTTTCGACCTGGGTTTATCGTGTGGCTTTGCATCATTGCTGGCGCTGGCGTGAACGCACTTCGGGAAAGCCGATTCATTCGAACTGCGATGAAGAATCGATCGAACCCGCCGATGCCGCGCCCGGCCCCGATTGCTGGTTGATGCAGCGCGAACTTTCGTCTCAAGTGCGTTCGGCGATTGGTGAACTTTCGCCTGTCCAACGCGATGCCGTCGTTCTGCACGAACTTCATGGCCTGACGTACGCGCAATGCGCCGCGATTCTCGATGTGCCGGTCGGTACGGTGAAATCGCGCTTGTCCAATGCGTTCCGTGCGTTACGCATCAGCCTCAACGATTATGTTCTGGGCGATGAAAGCGCGGCGCGCGCCGAATGGCAGCCCGAAGGAGCCGTATGA
- a CDS encoding DUF4349 domain-containing protein, whose product MNTRPTNTHENLRDDLKAFADGELSFVRRLVVRRHLAQCSACQQELKAMEKLSQEIASSNEPAPLDAALRARLLQSAPQTSAPHATASLQSAPTSTARRAQPSFHDVALVGGLTSLLVFATLNTMGKKVQTVFNVANNALTTGDGGSKSAEYYSSEPSAGAASTSAASPNALRKQLRSAQEYQAKPPVSAGGSPELPSSLRRVHKEARIGVAVDDAEAASDSVVTLVRGAGGFIAGNTLTSGERSSKTAALELRVPVARFEAILGQIGKLGEVTSKNVSGEDITAQVSDANQSARILSNDLSIREAQIRARQQKSTAKKPFVLSWEQRAELRNLRIQAAQARARLELLKKTSELSNISVQLLENARQPGQGGFLENISDTGAAASQSFLLAARLPIQLIIWILAYSPLWLPAFLAWRYYLKKEKQRTA is encoded by the coding sequence ATGAACACGCGCCCGACAAACACCCACGAAAACCTGCGCGACGATTTGAAAGCCTTTGCCGATGGCGAACTTTCCTTCGTGCGGCGTCTGGTCGTTCGCCGTCATCTCGCGCAGTGCAGCGCGTGTCAACAGGAGTTGAAAGCGATGGAAAAACTGAGTCAGGAAATTGCATCGAGCAACGAACCCGCGCCGCTCGATGCCGCTTTACGCGCGCGTTTGTTGCAAAGCGCGCCACAAACGAGTGCGCCACACGCAACCGCATCGCTACAAAGCGCGCCGACCTCAACTGCGCGGCGCGCGCAGCCCTCGTTCCACGATGTTGCGCTTGTCGGCGGTCTTACATCGCTTCTCGTTTTTGCCACGCTCAATACGATGGGTAAAAAGGTGCAAACCGTTTTCAATGTCGCCAACAACGCACTGACAACAGGGGACGGAGGCAGCAAAAGCGCAGAATATTATTCCAGTGAACCGAGCGCGGGCGCCGCTTCAACTAGCGCTGCTTCGCCTAATGCCCTCCGCAAACAGCTGCGTTCGGCACAAGAGTACCAAGCCAAACCTCCTGTATCTGCGGGTGGCTCGCCCGAGTTGCCGTCATCACTGCGGCGCGTTCATAAAGAAGCGCGCATTGGTGTTGCGGTGGACGACGCCGAAGCCGCCAGCGATTCTGTCGTTACTCTGGTGCGTGGCGCGGGCGGCTTCATCGCAGGCAATACGCTGACAAGCGGCGAGCGCAGCAGCAAAACCGCCGCGCTGGAATTGCGCGTTCCCGTTGCGCGCTTTGAAGCGATTCTCGGTCAAATCGGCAAGCTCGGCGAAGTGACAAGCAAGAACGTCTCAGGCGAAGATATTACGGCACAGGTTTCCGATGCCAACCAGTCGGCGCGCATTCTGTCTAACGACCTTTCGATTCGGGAAGCGCAAATCCGCGCACGTCAGCAGAAATCAACCGCGAAAAAACCGTTTGTGTTGTCATGGGAACAGCGCGCCGAATTGCGAAACCTCCGCATTCAGGCGGCGCAGGCGCGGGCGCGATTGGAACTCTTGAAAAAGACCTCGGAGCTTTCCAATATTTCGGTGCAGCTTTTGGAAAATGCGCGCCAACCCGGACAGGGCGGCTTCCTGGAAAACATTTCGGATACCGGCGCTGCGGCTTCTCAATCGTTTCTACTCGCGGCACGCTTGCCGATTCAACTGATTATCTGGATTCTCGCTTACAGCCCGTTGTGGCTGCCTGCGTTTCTGGCGTGGCGCTATTACTTAAAGAAAGAAAAGCAGCGGACAGCGTAA
- a CDS encoding FdhF/YdeP family oxidoreductase codes for MKPDNSEAQPQSAARELTREAHTGLEVHPPKTVAGGIPAVASSLKHLMKETGVVRGAKAVRRLNQKGGFDCPGCAWPDPDGHRSHSEYCENGAKAVAEEATTKRVGPEFFARYSLDELAQQSDYWLGKAGRLTHPMLLREGASHYEAVGWDEAFQILAEELNAVAPDETVFYTSGRTSNEAAFLYQLFVRQLGTNNLPDCSNMCHESSGAALGETLGVGKGTVRLSDFEKADLVLILGQNPGTNHPRMLSTLQAAVRAGATIVSINPLAEAGLSRFIHPQEPFTLLGQGTELSTVHLPVRINGDVALLKGVMKEMLALTEESTVDFDRTFIAQYTDRFDEFIEDLRAANFAELEENSGITRAQMRDLAELCLKSKATIACWAMGLTQHRNAVATIREVVNLLLLGGHVGKDGAGVCPVRGHSNVQGDRTMGIWEKMPDAWLDRLGTEFGFTPPRHEGFDTVEAIKAMHDGRAKVFFAMGGNFLSATPDTKFTADALRRCSLTCHVSTKLNRAHLVTGKRALILPCLGRTERDVQKTGEQFVTVENSMSVVHASRGNLEPASEHLLSEPQIVAQMAKATLKNSSVDWDALAANYDLIRDHISRVVPGFENFNERVRAPEGFYLPSAPRERHFNTTTGKARFSVNELGRHELGDGELLMMTIRSHDQYNTTIYGLDDRYRGIENERRVVFLNALDMTEHGLKQGDVVSLVSRADGTERIAPRFVCVPYAIPRRCCATYFPEANVLVPINSVAKTSNTPTSKSVVISIRKE; via the coding sequence ATGAAACCTGACAACTCCGAAGCGCAGCCCCAAAGTGCCGCGCGCGAACTGACGCGCGAAGCGCACACCGGCCTCGAAGTCCACCCGCCGAAAACTGTCGCGGGCGGAATTCCGGCGGTCGCGTCGTCGCTGAAGCACTTGATGAAAGAAACCGGCGTCGTGCGCGGCGCGAAAGCCGTGCGACGTTTGAATCAGAAGGGCGGCTTCGATTGTCCCGGTTGTGCCTGGCCCGACCCCGACGGACACCGCAGTCATTCCGAATACTGCGAAAACGGCGCGAAAGCCGTCGCCGAAGAGGCCACGACAAAACGCGTTGGCCCCGAGTTTTTCGCCCGATATTCGCTCGACGAATTGGCGCAGCAAAGCGATTACTGGCTCGGCAAAGCCGGACGGCTGACGCATCCGATGCTTTTGCGTGAAGGCGCGTCTCATTACGAAGCCGTTGGTTGGGACGAAGCCTTTCAAATTCTCGCCGAGGAACTTAACGCGGTTGCGCCCGACGAAACTGTTTTCTACACGTCGGGGCGCACTTCGAACGAAGCGGCGTTTTTGTATCAGCTTTTCGTGCGGCAACTCGGCACCAATAACTTGCCCGATTGCTCTAATATGTGCCACGAAAGTTCGGGCGCGGCGCTCGGCGAAACGCTCGGCGTGGGCAAAGGCACTGTTCGTTTAAGCGACTTCGAGAAAGCCGATTTGGTTCTGATTCTCGGCCAGAATCCGGGCACAAATCACCCGCGAATGCTTTCGACGCTGCAAGCTGCGGTGCGCGCGGGCGCAACCATCGTTTCGATCAACCCTCTGGCCGAAGCTGGTCTATCACGCTTCATTCATCCCCAAGAGCCGTTTACGCTGTTGGGGCAGGGCACAGAGCTTTCGACAGTTCATCTTCCGGTGCGTATTAACGGCGATGTCGCGCTACTCAAAGGCGTGATGAAAGAAATGCTGGCGTTAACGGAAGAAAGTACGGTCGATTTCGACCGTACTTTTATCGCGCAGTACACCGACCGATTCGACGAATTCATCGAAGATTTGCGCGCCGCCAATTTCGCCGAACTCGAAGAAAACAGCGGTATCACGCGCGCTCAAATGCGCGACTTGGCCGAACTGTGCCTGAAAAGTAAAGCCACCATCGCGTGCTGGGCGATGGGTTTGACACAGCATCGCAACGCCGTTGCAACGATTCGAGAAGTCGTGAATTTGCTGCTGTTGGGTGGGCACGTCGGCAAAGACGGCGCGGGTGTTTGTCCGGTGCGCGGCCATTCCAATGTGCAGGGCGACCGCACCATGGGCATCTGGGAAAAAATGCCCGACGCCTGGCTCGACCGTTTAGGTACAGAATTCGGTTTCACGCCGCCGCGTCACGAAGGTTTCGATACGGTCGAAGCTATCAAGGCGATGCACGACGGGCGCGCGAAAGTTTTCTTTGCGATGGGCGGCAACTTCCTTTCCGCCACACCCGATACGAAATTCACCGCCGATGCGTTGCGCCGCTGTTCCCTCACGTGTCACGTTTCGACCAAGCTCAACCGCGCGCATTTGGTAACAGGGAAACGCGCGCTTATTCTGCCGTGTCTGGGCCGCACCGAGCGCGATGTTCAGAAAACGGGCGAGCAATTTGTCACTGTTGAAAATTCGATGAGCGTGGTTCATGCGTCACGCGGCAACCTCGAACCGGCATCGGAACATTTGCTTTCCGAGCCGCAAATTGTGGCGCAAATGGCGAAAGCGACGCTGAAAAACTCGTCTGTCGATTGGGACGCGCTCGCCGCGAACTACGACCTCATTCGCGATCACATTTCGCGTGTCGTGCCCGGCTTCGAGAACTTCAACGAACGCGTGCGCGCTCCTGAAGGCTTTTATTTGCCAAGTGCGCCGCGTGAACGGCACTTCAACACGACGACCGGCAAAGCGCGCTTCTCGGTCAATGAATTAGGCCGTCACGAATTAGGAGACGGCGAATTGTTGATGATGACGATTCGCTCGCACGACCAATACAACACTACGATTTACGGACTCGACGACCGGTATCGCGGCATTGAGAACGAGCGGCGCGTGGTGTTTCTTAATGCTCTCGATATGACGGAGCATGGCCTAAAGCAAGGTGATGTGGTTTCTCTCGTTTCGCGCGCCGATGGCACCGAACGCATTGCGCCACGTTTCGTGTGCGTGCCTTACGCGATTCCGCGCCGTTGCTGCGCGACGTATTTTCCTGAAGCCAACGTCCTGGTGCCGATTAACAGCGTCGCCAAAACCAGCAACACACCAACCAGCAAAAGCGTTGTTATCTCGATTCGGAAAGAATAA
- the fdhD gene encoding formate dehydrogenase accessory sulfurtransferase FdhD has translation MSEIVSHHVTQWKSGGISCVDDALVVEEPLEIRVGTRRFSATMRTPQSDETDLDLARGLLFSEGVIETHDDIASIKICETGESEQRNVVSVQLRRAPATFERWDRNLISNSSCGLCGKSSVESLGQRIEPLPSGGEITAENLLHLPAEMRKQQRLFEQTGGLHAAALFRCDGELFVCREDIGRHNATDKVLGWALREGIVPAREPMVLLCSGRASFEIVQKALVARIAVVASVSAASGLAVELAQSYNATLVGFLRARSFNIYTGATRIGTVESEGNGEL, from the coding sequence ATGAGTGAAATTGTTTCTCACCATGTGACGCAATGGAAAAGCGGCGGCATCTCGTGTGTCGATGACGCGCTTGTTGTCGAGGAGCCGCTCGAAATTCGCGTCGGGACACGCCGCTTTTCGGCCACGATGCGCACGCCGCAAAGCGACGAAACCGACCTCGATCTCGCACGCGGGCTGCTCTTTTCAGAAGGTGTCATCGAAACGCATGACGACATCGCATCGATTAAGATTTGCGAGACGGGCGAAAGCGAACAGCGCAATGTCGTTTCGGTGCAACTGCGGCGGGCGCCCGCGACCTTCGAGCGCTGGGACAGAAACCTCATTTCCAATTCGTCGTGCGGCTTGTGCGGCAAGAGTTCGGTGGAATCGTTGGGCCAACGCATCGAGCCGCTGCCCTCGGGTGGCGAAATTACTGCCGAAAACCTTTTGCACTTACCAGCCGAGATGAGAAAACAGCAGCGACTTTTTGAACAAACCGGCGGTTTGCACGCGGCGGCCTTGTTTCGCTGCGATGGCGAATTGTTCGTGTGCCGCGAAGATATTGGCCGTCACAACGCGACCGATAAAGTGTTGGGTTGGGCGTTGCGCGAAGGCATTGTTCCGGCGCGCGAGCCGATGGTTTTGCTGTGTTCGGGCCGCGCGAGCTTTGAGATCGTGCAGAAAGCGCTCGTCGCTCGCATTGCGGTTGTTGCGTCGGTTTCGGCAGCTTCGGGGTTGGCAGTCGAACTCGCGCAAAGCTACAATGCAACGCTTGTTGGATTTTTGCGCGCGCGCAGTTTTAATATCTATACGGGCGCGACGCGCATCGGTACGGTCGAATCCGAGGGCAATGGAGAATTATGA
- a CDS encoding TIM barrel protein → MNFDRFNDGSQNAPRLRVGQALWGMQELPLNSTQDGTEWTLDEKFERCAEAGFECVECWLSDENEGEVKAALDRHGLKIVLGHRPFSPEDVSQTVERAIRLGADFIFAQPASAYHSLSETVALVSKGRKIANDAGLAFFVETHRNNFTETIRQTNELLTAAPNMRVTGDFSHFVVVGEFYGWADEDAVGKMDTILQRVSHLHGRISNGEAVQVDVGDGSGQTAQFFVQLWARAMKHWRAGAQPGDVLQFSSELGPPRYAITLPDGREFSDRWQQALVMKQLAEQAWQLSGE, encoded by the coding sequence ATGAATTTTGATCGTTTCAACGACGGAAGCCAGAACGCACCGCGTTTGCGCGTGGGGCAAGCGCTGTGGGGAATGCAGGAATTGCCGCTCAACTCAACGCAGGACGGCACCGAATGGACACTCGATGAAAAGTTTGAGCGTTGCGCCGAGGCCGGTTTCGAATGTGTCGAATGCTGGCTTTCTGATGAAAACGAAGGCGAAGTGAAAGCAGCACTCGACCGTCACGGCCTGAAGATTGTTCTCGGCCACCGGCCTTTCTCGCCCGAAGATGTGAGCCAAACGGTTGAGCGCGCTATCCGGCTGGGCGCCGATTTCATTTTTGCGCAACCAGCGTCGGCGTATCATTCGCTATCGGAAACGGTTGCTCTCGTGAGCAAAGGTCGCAAAATCGCCAACGATGCGGGACTGGCGTTTTTCGTTGAAACGCACCGCAACAACTTCACCGAAACGATTCGTCAAACGAACGAGCTTCTGACCGCAGCGCCGAATATGCGTGTGACCGGCGATTTCTCGCATTTTGTCGTTGTCGGCGAATTCTACGGTTGGGCCGACGAAGATGCGGTCGGCAAAATGGACACGATTCTTCAACGCGTTTCGCACCTTCATGGACGCATTTCCAATGGCGAAGCGGTGCAAGTCGATGTTGGCGATGGCAGCGGTCAGACGGCGCAATTCTTCGTGCAATTGTGGGCGCGTGCGATGAAGCACTGGCGCGCTGGAGCGCAGCCAGGCGATGTGTTGCAGTTTTCTTCAGAACTTGGCCCGCCGCGCTACGCCATCACCTTGCCCGATGGCCGCGAGTTCAGCGACCGCTGGCAGCAGGCTCTGGTGATGAAGCAACTCGCCGAGCAAGCGTGGCAGCTTTCGGGTGAATAA
- a CDS encoding spore photoproduct lyase family protein produces MQTILDIATIYSEPDIETYPRAREILAKFPDAERIEVASHWKIPHLHGNAGESENWLRNKREILVLGARKSLNFRPNGRSADFIAPGASNGCALACSYCYVPRRKGFANPITTFVNIEQMCAALEKHALKQGMKLEENSVDADLWVYEIGENGDCSVDAAICDNVRDLVETAKRLPNAKITWATKWVNRDLLSYNPQKRTRIRFSLMPAHVAKVVDVRTSPMAERIAAINDFVEAGYEVHLNFSPVIIRDNWLEDYAELLRQLRDELSNQAKQQLACEIIFLTHSQRLHEVNVQWHPRAEELLWTPFNQELKTGENGDSISRYRHGYKGAQVRALSDLIDEILPECRVRYAF; encoded by the coding sequence ATGCAAACAATTCTCGATATCGCCACGATTTATTCCGAACCCGACATAGAAACGTATCCGCGTGCGCGCGAGATTCTGGCAAAGTTTCCCGACGCCGAGCGCATCGAAGTGGCCTCGCACTGGAAGATTCCGCATTTACACGGCAACGCTGGAGAATCCGAGAATTGGCTCCGTAACAAACGCGAGATCTTGGTTCTGGGTGCGCGCAAAAGTCTGAATTTTCGGCCCAACGGACGCAGCGCCGATTTCATCGCCCCGGGCGCGAGCAACGGCTGCGCCCTCGCGTGTTCTTATTGCTACGTTCCGCGTCGCAAGGGCTTTGCGAACCCGATTACAACGTTTGTGAATATCGAGCAAATGTGCGCGGCGCTGGAAAAGCACGCGTTAAAGCAAGGCATGAAGCTGGAAGAAAACAGCGTCGATGCTGATTTGTGGGTTTACGAAATCGGCGAGAACGGCGATTGCTCGGTCGATGCCGCGATTTGCGACAACGTGCGTGATTTGGTTGAAACCGCGAAGCGATTACCGAATGCCAAAATCACCTGGGCAACGAAATGGGTTAATCGCGATTTACTCTCATACAACCCGCAAAAACGTACGCGCATTCGGTTCTCGTTGATGCCAGCGCATGTCGCCAAAGTTGTCGATGTCCGCACTTCACCAATGGCCGAACGCATCGCGGCGATTAACGATTTTGTCGAAGCCGGTTACGAAGTGCATCTCAACTTTTCGCCGGTTATCATCCGCGACAATTGGCTCGAAGATTACGCCGAACTTCTCCGCCAACTGCGCGACGAATTAAGCAACCAGGCGAAACAACAACTGGCGTGCGAAATCATTTTCCTGACGCATTCGCAACGCTTGCACGAAGTCAATGTGCAGTGGCATCCGCGCGCCGAAGAACTTCTGTGGACGCCATTTAATCAGGAGCTAAAAACCGGCGAAAACGGCGACTCGATTTCGCGTTACCGCCACGGCTACAAAGGCGCGCAGGTTCGCGCGTTGAGCGATTTAATCGACGAAATTCTGCCCGAATGTCGTGTGCGCTATGCGTTTTAA